In the Ensifer adhaerens genome, one interval contains:
- a CDS encoding SRPBCC family protein: MIETTETTRSVVVERNFSHPPEKIWRALTQPHLIAEWLMRNDFVPEVGRRFTLSADWGQVDCEVQTIEANRSLAYRWDTKDLTSVVTWTLAPANGGTSLRMEQRGFRADQKSYFQGATVGWQRFFTQLEEVVAKLD; the protein is encoded by the coding sequence ATGATCGAAACAACCGAAACTACACGCTCTGTCGTGGTCGAACGCAATTTTTCCCATCCGCCGGAGAAAATCTGGCGCGCACTGACGCAACCGCATCTGATCGCCGAATGGCTGATGCGCAACGATTTCGTGCCCGAAGTCGGTCGTCGCTTTACCCTGTCCGCTGATTGGGGACAGGTCGACTGCGAGGTTCAGACGATCGAGGCGAACCGCTCGCTTGCCTATCGCTGGGACACCAAGGACCTGACCAGCGTTGTCACCTGGACGCTCGCTCCCGCCAATGGCGGCACGAGCCTGCGCATGGAACAGCGCGGCTTCCGGGCAGACCAGAAGTCCTACTTCCAGGGCGCAACCGTTGGATGGCAGCGCTTTTTCACGCAGTTGGAAGAGGTCGTCGCAAAGCTCGACTGA
- a CDS encoding GlxA family transcriptional regulator: MKEKTRTIVMVALPGVQLLDVSGPLDVFAEANAQVGREAYRLLVAATEPGPLRSSSGVRLMADWVIGRDFDDPIDTLLVAGCPNATELPADGVVLDWLRQRAPTVRRYGSVCSGAFFLAAAGLLAGRRVTTHWAVAEALARRFPEVTVEEDSIHVCDGPVRTAAGVTTGLDLALALVEEDLGHEVAKRVASQLVMFFKRPGGQLQFSRKGGAAPAGRSALQELQRWIAVNPAQDHSVANLAKRMDLSPRHFSRLFRSEVGITPASWIEEARVHAARRLLERGHEAPKQVAAQCGFADADTLRRAFTRHVGVTPAEYRKRFASPALPAR; encoded by the coding sequence ATGAAGGAGAAAACGAGAACAATCGTGATGGTGGCGCTGCCCGGCGTGCAACTGCTCGACGTCTCGGGTCCGTTGGATGTGTTTGCGGAAGCGAATGCGCAGGTCGGGCGCGAGGCCTATCGCCTCCTTGTCGCTGCGACAGAGCCCGGGCCGCTCCGCAGTTCGTCCGGCGTGCGATTGATGGCGGACTGGGTTATCGGCCGCGATTTCGACGATCCGATCGACACGCTGCTTGTTGCCGGATGCCCGAATGCGACGGAGCTACCGGCGGATGGTGTGGTTCTGGATTGGCTGCGGCAGCGCGCGCCAACGGTCCGCCGCTATGGCTCGGTCTGCAGCGGCGCCTTCTTCCTTGCCGCGGCGGGACTGCTGGCGGGGCGGCGCGTGACGACGCATTGGGCGGTGGCCGAAGCGCTCGCGCGGCGGTTCCCCGAAGTGACCGTCGAGGAAGATTCGATCCATGTGTGTGACGGGCCAGTGCGCACGGCCGCCGGGGTGACGACCGGGCTGGACCTGGCGCTGGCCCTGGTCGAGGAGGACCTCGGGCATGAAGTCGCCAAACGGGTGGCGAGCCAGCTCGTGATGTTCTTCAAGCGGCCCGGAGGGCAGCTGCAGTTCAGCCGCAAGGGGGGAGCGGCACCGGCCGGCCGCTCGGCGCTCCAGGAACTTCAGCGCTGGATCGCCGTCAATCCCGCACAGGATCACAGCGTTGCCAACCTCGCCAAGCGGATGGATCTCAGCCCGCGCCACTTCTCCCGGCTTTTCCGCAGCGAGGTCGGCATCACGCCGGCAAGCTGGATTGAGGAGGCGCGGGTTCATGCGGCCCGCCGCCTTCTCGAACGGGGCCATGAGGCGCCCAAGCAGGTGGCGGCCCAGTGCGGCTTTGCCGATGCCGATACGCTGCGTCGCGCCTTCACCCGCCATGTCGGCGTAACGCCGGCCGAGTACCGAAAGCGCTTCGCCAGCCCGGCGCTTCCCGCCAGGTAA
- a CDS encoding phosphate/phosphite/phosphonate ABC transporter substrate-binding protein: MPIASLAMYVSPAPLKDATRLFWETLADRLRAVGLDAPAALQEDMRYDEPWLRPDLLFAQTCGYPYVQRLRGQVQLVATPVYGLPGCDGPLKCSFIIVNAGSSARSIEDLRGARAAINDPGSNSGYNLFRAFVAPHAVDGRFFSSVLQTGGHVASIDAVSSGAADIAAIDCVTFGNTLRFDPDRVAGVRILAETKKGPGLPFITAASTPAKDLVLLRRVLAETIADPELAEICDTLSLRGISLLADSDYEALAAFDRDAAGQGYPTIA; encoded by the coding sequence ATGCCCATCGCAAGCCTTGCCATGTATGTCAGCCCGGCGCCGCTGAAGGACGCGACGCGGTTGTTCTGGGAGACGCTGGCGGATCGCCTCCGTGCCGTTGGGCTTGATGCGCCTGCGGCCTTGCAGGAGGACATGCGCTACGACGAGCCTTGGCTTCGCCCGGATCTCCTGTTTGCGCAGACCTGCGGCTATCCCTATGTCCAGCGCCTGCGCGGTCAGGTGCAACTGGTGGCGACGCCGGTCTACGGACTGCCGGGCTGCGATGGTCCGCTCAAATGCAGCTTCATCATCGTCAACGCCGGATCCTCGGCGCGTTCGATAGAGGATCTGCGCGGCGCGCGGGCGGCGATCAACGATCCCGGCAGCAATTCCGGCTACAACCTGTTTCGCGCCTTCGTGGCGCCCCATGCGGTCGACGGCCGGTTCTTCTCGTCGGTGCTGCAGACCGGCGGTCATGTGGCGAGCATTGACGCCGTGTCCAGCGGGGCCGCCGATATCGCGGCGATCGACTGCGTGACCTTTGGCAACACCTTGCGCTTCGACCCCGATCGCGTCGCCGGCGTGCGTATCCTGGCGGAGACAAAAAAAGGTCCGGGCTTGCCGTTCATCACCGCAGCATCGACGCCAGCGAAGGACCTGGTGTTGTTGCGCCGCGTGCTTGCGGAAACCATTGCCGACCCGGAGCTTGCCGAAATCTGCGACACGCTTTCGCTGCGCGGCATCAGCCTGCTGGCAGATAGCGACTACGAGGCTCTGGCGGCTTTCGATCGCGATGCCGCCGGTCAGGGATACCCGACGATCGCCTGA